In a single window of the Streptomyces sp. CGMCC 4.7035 genome:
- the ccrA gene encoding crotonyl-CoA carboxylase/reductase: protein MKDILDAIQSGTATSADFAALPLPESYRAVTVHKDETEMFAGLTTRDKDPRKSLHLDEVPLPELGPGEALVAVMASSVNYNSVWTSIFEPLPTFGFLERYGKLSELTRRHDLPYHIIGSDLAGVVLRTGPGVNAWKPGDEVVAHCLSVELESSDGHNDTMLDPEQRIWGFETNFGGLAEIALVKSNQLMPKPDHLSWEEAAAPGLVNSTAYRQLVSRNGAQMKQGDNVLIWGASGGLGSYATQFALAGGANPICVVSSPAKAEICRSMGAEAIIDRTAEDYKFWKDEHTQDPKEWKRFGKRIRELTGGEDVDIVFEHPGRETFGASVYVTRKGGTIVTCASTSGYNHEYDNRYLWMSLKRIIGSHFANYREAWEANRLIAKGKIHPTLSKVYPLEETGQAAYDVHRNLHQGKVGVLCLAPQEGLGVRDEELRAKHVDAINRFRNI from the coding sequence GTGAAGGACATCCTGGACGCGATTCAGTCGGGGACGGCCACGTCCGCCGATTTCGCCGCTCTGCCGCTCCCCGAGTCGTACCGCGCGGTCACCGTGCACAAGGACGAGACGGAGATGTTCGCCGGGCTCACCACCCGCGACAAGGACCCCCGCAAGTCGCTGCACCTGGACGAGGTCCCACTGCCCGAGCTCGGCCCGGGCGAGGCCCTGGTGGCCGTCATGGCCTCCTCCGTCAACTACAACTCGGTGTGGACCTCGATCTTCGAGCCCCTGCCGACCTTCGGCTTCCTGGAGCGCTACGGCAAGCTCTCCGAGCTCACCAGGCGCCACGACCTGCCGTACCACATCATCGGCTCCGACCTCGCGGGCGTCGTCCTGCGCACCGGCCCGGGCGTCAACGCCTGGAAGCCCGGTGACGAGGTCGTCGCGCACTGCCTGTCGGTGGAGCTGGAGTCCTCGGACGGCCACAACGACACGATGCTCGACCCCGAGCAGCGCATCTGGGGCTTCGAGACCAACTTCGGCGGCCTTGCCGAGATCGCTCTCGTCAAGTCCAACCAGCTGATGCCCAAGCCGGACCACCTGAGCTGGGAGGAGGCCGCCGCCCCCGGCCTGGTCAACTCCACCGCCTATCGGCAGCTCGTCTCCCGCAACGGCGCCCAGATGAAGCAGGGCGACAACGTGCTGATCTGGGGCGCGAGCGGCGGCCTCGGCTCGTACGCGACCCAGTTCGCGCTCGCGGGCGGCGCCAACCCCATCTGTGTCGTCTCCTCGCCCGCCAAGGCGGAGATCTGCCGCTCGATGGGCGCCGAGGCGATCATCGACCGCACCGCCGAGGACTACAAGTTCTGGAAGGACGAGCACACCCAGGACCCGAAGGAGTGGAAGCGCTTCGGCAAGCGCATCCGCGAGCTGACCGGCGGCGAGGACGTCGACATCGTCTTCGAACACCCGGGCCGTGAGACCTTCGGCGCCTCGGTCTACGTCACGCGCAAGGGCGGCACGATCGTCACCTGCGCCTCGACCTCCGGGTACAACCACGAGTACGACAACCGCTACCTGTGGATGTCCCTGAAGCGGATCATCGGCTCGCACTTCGCCAACTACCGCGAGGCCTGGGAGGCCAACCGGCTCATCGCGAAGGGCAAGATCCACCCGACGCTCTCGAAGGTGTACCCGCTGGAGGAGACCGGTCAGGCCGCGTACGACGTCCACCGCAACCTCCACCAGGGCAAGGTCGGCGTCCTCTGCCTCGCTCCCCAGGAGGGCCTGGGCGTGCGCGACGAGGAGCTGCGCGCCAAGCACGTCGACGCCATCAACCGCTTCCGGAACATCTGA
- a CDS encoding TetR family transcriptional regulator gives MSQPAKSSRPPATPDAPESAAGSRAAAQRLKMRRELAAAAMELFATKGYEATTVDEIAAAAGVARRTFFRHFRSKEEAIFPDHDDTLIRAEAVLNAAPPHEHPLDTVCRGIKEVMRMYAARPEISVQRYKLTREVPTLREAEIASVARYERLFTRYLLGHFDEHAHDDDANDDPLLAEVAASAVVTAHNHVLRRWLRAGGQGDVEAQLDHAFAIVRKTFGTGIGAGRKAAPRTAPASATTQGEVLVTVARTDAPLDEVMRTIEQALKERS, from the coding sequence ATGTCCCAGCCCGCCAAGTCCTCACGTCCACCAGCCACGCCCGACGCACCGGAGAGTGCGGCAGGCAGTCGTGCCGCCGCCCAGCGGCTCAAGATGCGCCGAGAACTGGCGGCCGCGGCCATGGAGCTGTTCGCCACCAAAGGGTACGAAGCGACCACCGTCGACGAGATCGCGGCGGCCGCCGGGGTCGCCCGGCGCACTTTCTTCCGCCACTTCCGTTCCAAGGAAGAGGCGATCTTCCCCGACCACGACGACACCTTGATCCGGGCCGAGGCGGTGCTGAACGCCGCGCCTCCGCACGAGCACCCGCTCGACACGGTGTGCCGCGGCATCAAGGAAGTCATGAGGATGTACGCGGCCCGGCCGGAGATCTCCGTGCAGCGCTACAAGCTGACGCGCGAGGTGCCGACGCTGCGCGAGGCGGAGATCGCCTCGGTGGCCCGTTACGAGCGCCTCTTCACCCGCTATCTGCTGGGCCACTTCGACGAGCACGCGCACGACGACGACGCGAACGACGATCCGCTGCTCGCGGAGGTCGCCGCGTCGGCGGTCGTCACGGCACACAACCACGTACTGCGGCGCTGGCTGCGGGCGGGCGGCCAGGGAGACGTCGAGGCCCAGCTCGACCACGCTTTCGCGATCGTGCGCAAGACGTTCGGCACGGGCATCGGAGCCGGGCGCAAGGCCGCGCCCCGAACGGCGCCGGCCTCCGCGACGACGCAGGGGGAGGTGCTGGTGACGGTGGCCAGGACCGACGCGCCCCTGGACGAGGTCATGCGCACCATCGAGCAGGCGCTCAAGGAGCGTTCCTAG
- a CDS encoding 3-hydroxyacyl-CoA dehydrogenase family protein produces MATPLSDTPLSPLKTIAVVGLGTMGTGIAEVLTRAGREVVGIDISEAATTQAVASLEAATARAVSRGRLTEQERDDALARFRTFTDVQAAADADLVIEVVPESYEIKQQVFRTLDGIVRPDTILATGTNALSVTRLAADSARPERVLGLHFFNPAPAMRLVEVVSSVLTAPAAITAVTNLALDLGKEPVAVGDRPGFVADGLLFGYLNQAAAMYEAKYASREDIDAAMKLGCGLPMGPLALLDLIGVDTARTVLEAMYAASRDRLHAPAPILRQLSEAGLTGRKSGRGFYTYEAPGSPTVVRDALTPLEGGSLVPGRPVRSVGVAGSGTMASGIAEVFAKAGYEVVLAARTEEKAQAAKTRIGKSLARSVDKGRMTAEAAAQTLDRIRPTGTYDAFADVDLALEAVAEDLEIKQQLFATFDKVCKPGAILATTTSSLPVVACARATSRPQDVIGMHFFNPAPAMKLVEVVRTVLTADDVHATVRELCGSIRKHPVDCGDRAGFIVNALLFPYLNNAIKMVQEHYASLDDIDAAMKLGGGYPMGPFELLDVVGLDVSLAIEKVLHREFRDPGLAPAPLLEHLVAAGCLGRKTGRGFREYAKR; encoded by the coding sequence ATGGCCACTCCCCTGTCCGACACCCCTCTGTCCCCGCTCAAGACCATTGCCGTGGTCGGTCTCGGCACCATGGGCACCGGCATCGCCGAGGTGCTGACCCGGGCCGGCCGCGAGGTCGTCGGCATCGACATCAGCGAGGCCGCGACCACCCAGGCCGTCGCCTCCCTGGAGGCCGCCACCGCCCGCGCCGTGAGCCGCGGACGGCTGACCGAGCAGGAGCGCGACGACGCCCTCGCCCGCTTCCGCACCTTCACGGACGTGCAGGCCGCCGCCGACGCCGATCTGGTCATCGAGGTGGTCCCGGAGTCGTACGAGATCAAACAGCAGGTCTTCCGCACCCTCGACGGCATCGTGCGTCCGGACACCATCCTGGCCACCGGCACCAACGCCCTCTCCGTCACCCGGCTCGCGGCCGACTCGGCCCGCCCGGAGCGCGTTCTCGGGCTGCACTTCTTCAACCCGGCGCCGGCGATGCGGCTGGTCGAGGTCGTCTCGTCCGTGCTGACCGCCCCAGCCGCCATCACCGCGGTGACCAACCTCGCCCTCGACCTGGGCAAGGAGCCCGTCGCGGTGGGCGACCGGCCCGGATTCGTCGCCGACGGTCTGCTGTTCGGCTACCTCAACCAGGCCGCCGCGATGTACGAGGCCAAATACGCCTCCCGCGAGGACATCGACGCGGCGATGAAGCTGGGCTGCGGGCTGCCCATGGGGCCGCTCGCCCTGCTCGACCTGATCGGCGTCGACACGGCCCGTACGGTCCTGGAGGCCATGTACGCCGCCTCCCGTGACCGGCTGCACGCGCCCGCGCCGATCCTCAGGCAGCTCAGCGAGGCGGGCCTGACCGGGCGCAAGTCGGGGCGCGGCTTCTACACCTACGAGGCGCCCGGCAGCCCGACCGTCGTGCGGGACGCGCTGACTCCCCTGGAGGGCGGCTCCCTGGTCCCGGGGCGCCCGGTCCGCTCGGTCGGTGTCGCCGGCTCCGGCACCATGGCGTCCGGGATCGCCGAGGTCTTCGCCAAGGCCGGGTACGAGGTCGTCCTCGCCGCCCGCACCGAGGAGAAGGCCCAGGCCGCCAAGACCCGGATCGGCAAGTCGCTCGCACGTTCGGTCGACAAGGGCCGGATGACGGCCGAGGCGGCCGCGCAGACGCTCGACCGGATCCGGCCGACGGGCACCTACGACGCCTTCGCGGACGTCGACCTGGCCCTGGAGGCCGTCGCCGAGGACCTGGAGATCAAGCAGCAGCTGTTCGCCACGTTCGACAAGGTCTGCAAGCCCGGCGCGATCCTGGCCACCACCACCTCCTCGCTGCCCGTCGTCGCCTGCGCCCGCGCCACCTCGCGCCCGCAGGACGTCATCGGCATGCATTTCTTCAACCCGGCGCCGGCCATGAAGCTGGTCGAGGTGGTCCGTACGGTGCTGACCGCGGACGACGTGCACGCGACGGTCCGCGAGCTGTGCGGATCGATCAGGAAGCACCCGGTGGACTGCGGCGACCGCGCCGGATTCATCGTGAACGCCCTGCTGTTCCCGTACCTCAACAACGCGATCAAGATGGTGCAGGAGCACTATGCGTCTCTCGACGACATAGACGCGGCGATGAAGCTGGGCGGCGGCTACCCGATGGGTCCGTTCGAACTGCTCGACGTGGTCGGTCTCGATGTCTCGCTGGCCATCGAGAAGGTCCTGCACCGCGAGTTCCGCGACCCGGGCCTGGCACCGGCCCCACTCCTGGAGCACCTGGTGGCCGCGGGCTGCCTCGGCCGCAAGACCGGCCGCGGCTTCCGCGAATATGCCAAGCGCTGA
- a CDS encoding adenylosuccinate lyase, with amino-acid sequence MDEALRSLTERVQAESGGSPVYERLMATDDLDRLAAVLTEPGQPLWARELAAFRLGVAGDRRAFEALVLLLNHRDPQRCATAAHALARLGDPRTARAAAALATNELRVAYALHPVRLLVELRAPEAVPALITTLERRLRPHDPYRKVALACVEGLGALGDDRAGPVLNEALAHPALAEAAVHALARIPGQR; translated from the coding sequence ATGGACGAAGCGTTGCGATCACTCACGGAGCGTGTACAGGCGGAGTCCGGCGGGTCCCCGGTGTACGAGCGGCTGATGGCCACCGACGACCTCGACCGGCTGGCCGCCGTGCTGACCGAGCCCGGGCAGCCGCTGTGGGCACGGGAGCTGGCCGCCTTCCGGCTGGGCGTCGCGGGGGACCGACGGGCGTTCGAGGCGCTCGTGCTGCTGCTCAACCACCGCGACCCGCAGCGCTGCGCGACGGCCGCGCACGCCCTGGCCCGGCTCGGCGACCCGCGCACCGCCCGCGCGGCGGCCGCCCTCGCCACGAACGAACTCCGCGTCGCCTACGCCCTCCACCCCGTACGCCTGCTCGTCGAGCTGCGCGCCCCCGAGGCCGTGCCCGCGCTGATCACCACGCTGGAACGCAGACTGCGGCCGCACGATCCGTACCGGAAGGTAGCGCTCGCCTGCGTGGAAGGGCTCGGCGCCCTCGGCGACGACCGGGCCGGACCCGTGCTGAACGAGGCGCTCGCGCACCCGGCGCTGGCCGAGGCGGCGGTGCACGCGCTGGCGCGCATCCCCGGGCAACGGTGA
- a CDS encoding RidA family protein, with product MSELTRIPAPDGVAPAAAYTHVVVGSGRFVAVSGQLALDENGKLVGEGDPAAQARQVFENLRRCLAAAGAAFDDVVKLTFFVTDMAYLPAIRAARAEHIPEDRLPAASAVQVVALVRPEFLMEIEAYAVLPERPV from the coding sequence ATGAGTGAGCTGACCAGGATTCCCGCCCCCGACGGCGTCGCCCCTGCCGCCGCCTACACCCACGTCGTCGTCGGGTCCGGGCGCTTCGTCGCGGTCTCCGGCCAGCTCGCCCTGGACGAGAACGGCAAGCTCGTCGGCGAGGGCGACCCGGCCGCGCAGGCCCGGCAGGTCTTCGAGAACCTCCGCCGCTGTCTGGCCGCCGCCGGGGCCGCGTTCGACGACGTGGTCAAACTGACCTTCTTCGTCACGGACATGGCGTACCTGCCGGCGATCCGCGCGGCCCGCGCCGAGCACATACCCGAGGACCGTCTGCCCGCCGCGTCGGCGGTGCAGGTGGTGGCGCTGGTGCGCCCGGAGTTCCTGATGGAGATCGAGGCGTACGCCGTGCTGCCCGAGCGCCCCGTATAA
- a CDS encoding alpha/beta hydrolase has protein sequence MTKRAAVLCGAAVVVAGMLTSVPADASAPRTADTAQAAKLTWKKCGNPKYPTLQCASVTVPLDYTDPHRQQITLALSRVPHTAKTYQGPLLVNPGGPGGSGLTLAGFVASSLPKAVAAQYDVIGFDPRGVGKSEPALNCTPGYFNPVRPDSVPGTPALERANLTRVVSFARSCATKYARVLSYIDTISAARDMDAIRQSLGAEKVNYFGYSYGTYLGAVYAKLFPQRVRRLVLDSIVDPTGVWYDDNIQQDYAFNDRHLAFLAWVAKHDATYRLGTDPARVEAKWYAMRAALAKNPAMKKVGASELEDTFVPGGYYNGYWPFLAEAFAAYVNDKNPGPLAEVHKSFGAVDASGENGYSVYASVQCRDASWPRDWGQWHKDTWAVYKKAPFMAWSNAWYNAPCLFMPTAPLRPVNLANDALPPTLLFQATDDAATPYRGGVTVHHLLRGSSLVVEQGGGNHGITLSGNACLDKYLAAYLTDGTVPHGRGEVDAVCRKLPDPEPLSAKTASAGSRGSTLHGLLGFRG, from the coding sequence ATGACAAAACGCGCAGCCGTGCTGTGCGGTGCCGCCGTCGTGGTGGCCGGGATGCTCACCTCCGTCCCGGCCGACGCGAGCGCTCCGCGCACCGCGGACACCGCGCAAGCGGCGAAACTCACCTGGAAGAAGTGCGGCAACCCGAAGTATCCGACGCTCCAGTGCGCGTCCGTGACGGTTCCGCTCGACTACACGGACCCGCACCGACAGCAGATCACGCTGGCGCTGTCGCGTGTCCCGCACACCGCGAAGACCTATCAAGGACCGCTGCTGGTCAACCCCGGCGGGCCCGGCGGCAGCGGTCTCACGCTCGCCGGATTCGTGGCGTCCTCGCTGCCCAAGGCGGTGGCGGCGCAGTACGACGTCATCGGCTTCGATCCACGGGGCGTGGGCAAGAGCGAGCCCGCCCTGAACTGCACGCCCGGTTACTTCAACCCGGTGCGCCCGGACTCGGTGCCCGGCACACCCGCCCTGGAGAGGGCCAACCTCACCCGTGTCGTGTCGTTCGCCAGGTCGTGCGCCACCAAGTACGCGCGCGTGCTGTCGTACATCGACACCATCAGCGCCGCGCGGGACATGGACGCGATCCGGCAGTCGCTGGGCGCCGAGAAGGTCAACTACTTCGGGTACTCGTACGGCACCTACCTGGGCGCCGTCTACGCGAAGCTCTTCCCGCAGCGGGTACGCCGTCTGGTGCTCGACTCCATCGTCGACCCCACGGGTGTCTGGTACGACGACAACATCCAGCAGGACTACGCGTTCAACGACCGCCATCTGGCGTTCCTGGCGTGGGTCGCCAAGCACGACGCGACGTACCGGCTCGGCACCGACCCGGCCAGGGTCGAGGCCAAGTGGTACGCGATGCGGGCGGCACTGGCCAAGAACCCGGCCATGAAGAAGGTGGGCGCCTCCGAGCTGGAGGACACCTTCGTCCCGGGCGGCTACTACAACGGTTACTGGCCCTTCCTCGCCGAGGCGTTCGCGGCGTACGTGAACGACAAGAACCCCGGCCCGCTGGCCGAGGTACACAAGAGCTTCGGCGCGGTCGACGCCTCGGGCGAGAACGGCTACAGCGTCTACGCCTCGGTGCAGTGCCGTGACGCCTCCTGGCCGCGCGACTGGGGGCAGTGGCACAAGGACACCTGGGCCGTGTACAAGAAGGCGCCGTTCATGGCCTGGAGCAACGCCTGGTACAACGCGCCGTGCCTCTTCATGCCGACGGCGCCGCTGCGGCCGGTGAACCTGGCCAACGACGCGCTGCCGCCGACGCTGCTGTTCCAGGCGACCGACGACGCCGCCACCCCGTACCGGGGCGGCGTGACGGTGCATCACCTGCTGCGCGGCTCCAGCCTGGTGGTCGAGCAGGGCGGCGGGAACCACGGCATCACGCTGAGCGGGAACGCCTGCCTGGACAAGTACCTGGCGGCGTACCTCACCGACGGCACGGTGCCGCACGGCCGCGGCGAGGTCGACGCGGTGTGCCGGAAACTGCCCGATCCCGAGCCACTGAGCGCCAAGACGGCGTCCGCCGGCTCACGCGGTTCGACGCTGCACGGGCTGCTCGGCTTCCGCGGCTGA